The sequence ATTTAGTGCCGCGATAAAATTCTTCGTGGCGGTGACACGCCTTACGCAAAGCTTCCAAAGAAGGGGTGTCAACATGCAGTAACTCAAGTTTCAAGTCTGGCTTAAGATTGTGGCGCACTTCGCTGGCTAACTCTCTATCATGCATGGGCTCTCGGAGGGAATTAGCTATGATAAGCATTGCGTCAAGAAAGTCGTCAAAACTTTCGTTTGAACCCTGCTTACGACGACGTGTGGCACTTTTTatttcacggtctgatctctGATCTGAGTATCTCTCCTTTAAGCGTCTGCATAATACAAGCCAGTTCATGTCATCTACCGACCTATGAACATGCCAGTAAAAAGATAGAGCAGGACCTGCAAATAGCAAATTTGCAAACTGCGACAACAAATCGAAATTTCCGTTTAGGCTTTGTGTAGTGAGACAGTTTACTCGGTATATAAAATCCTCAACTGCGATGTCGTCAGCTGACCCACTGAATTTGATTCGCCAGTTGGAAATCACATTTGAAATTCTGTCAGGACGATCCAAGGAAAGATCGCTGCGATTGCTTCGCACATCCGGAGAGTTCCCAACTCGCTGACTGTTTTGACCCTGATTGTTCTGGAAACCGACTTGTCCTGAATTGTTACGGAATTCGTGCTGCGTATTGTTATCCACAAAGGTGGACCTATTCAATTGGCTAAACATCTGAGTCATTTTTTCTGTGATTGTATCTGTCGTGGTTACTTGAAATGTTTTCTGGTTGTCTAACATGCTTTTTTGAAATGCTCGCATTTGATTCGCAAGACTTTGCTGATCTGGGTCTTCGCTTACATCTGAGTCATTGGTTTGCCTATTGTCTTGATGGGGATTCGAGTTGCCATTCTGAGAGACGATAATATTGTTCTGATTATCGGCGTTACGAGACCTAGATCTGGTCATCATTCGATTTTGCATACCGGAATTCTGATTAGATACCGTCTGGGACTGAGAACATGGTTGAGAGCATGTTGGGCAAGTGTTGTTATCCTGCAGCCAGTTTTGTAGACAAGCCTTATGAAAGCAATGTTTACAAGCAGTTTCCATTAAATCCAATTCGAAAACTACTCCATTGCAGAGCGTGCACGTCACTGAGTCATCATCACCTAGAGAAACTAGGTTCTCGTTGCTGTGCCTAACCGACATTTTTAAACGATTTCAAACCTAACTAACAACTAACTAAActcaaaaacttaaaaagaGAAATGGAAGATATACGATATGCGATAGAAATGTACGATATGCGATAGAAGTATAcgataatcattcaacaatgACAAGACGAGAAAGATCCTTGAGAAATACGGAATGCGGTAGTGTCATAAAAATAAGAGGGGCTTATCCTGAGGAGTAATGTAGCAGCAGGTTGATTTTCGTTCGATAGGTACTAATTATTAACTGAAAATGTTTGCGGAAtcaattatataaaaatagtattttgaGGTCTAACCAATCAAAAGAGGGACTAGCCGAATTTTTCCAGCTAGAACAAATCTCGATTTTGATTGGATAGAAGATGTGgtttgaaaactgaaaacttgGTAAAGAACCGACCTTAAATCAGAACTAAAATTCCGAAGTATCAAATAATCAAAATGGAATGTTTTTAACTATAATGTCCGAGTATGACCGAACTGATAGAAAAAACATGTAACAAAAGTATAACATTTCTGCTGGTATGGCTCCGAATCTATCCAGAGTACCATCAAATCCAAGTCAAAAATGAAATACTAACTGAAActacaattttacaaaaatggatggattgaaatattttcgggAAGCTCGGCTGTCAAACGACAGATGCCTGATCAGGCATCGGGCTTGCTCCATTGTTGGGCGCCATTTAATTCTGTAACGAACACACTCTCTGAGCGTTGTCCACCCTAACACCTCTGTCTACGCTTTGACCGGCCTGCTCAGGGAGATGGGTGTGGGTTTGTCTTAAGATGAAACAAGAGTGTCACAGAACTAACAATagtagacagagagacggtaacgataaggatttttaacccatcggctaagattcggacgagagactgtacctatcgaagacggaggcccagatgttattggccaccttctatacccaccctacctgtgaagtcacattagactccacccttaaaacaaccgctgcgctacatcctctaaggtgccctcaaaagatcacaaactaattcatcttaaatttcatttaatacggCAAATACGATAATATGGTTCATGGTTCTTAATACTACAAATCCTAACACTAAAGCCTTAGAACTAAGCGTTCTTTACGCCAAAAGACTCTCTATATGATCGAGTGTCAGTACAAGATTATCAAATAGGAaaagaaatggatattttgtttacgttaaattattacgaaactgattacatattttatcgatatgcggcaagcttattcaaaaattacaggaaatcacttaggcgtattacgttaaattatataagtgcaaacgattcttatttaatatttatatcaataCGCGAATGTGGAAAAATTACATGTATATATTGGTACCAAAAGTGTGCGGGCTCAGAAaagaatgaatatatatgtaggaatgtaaatgatttacggctatgccgtccaa is a genomic window of Drosophila suzukii chromosome 2L, CBGP_Dsuzu_IsoJpt1.0, whole genome shotgun sequence containing:
- the LOC118879740 gene encoding 5'-AMP-activated serine/threonine-protein kinase catalytic subunit alpha; this encodes MSVRHSNENLVSLGDDDSVTCTLCNGVVFELDLMETACKHCFHKACLQNWLQDNNTCPTCSQPCSQSQTVSNQNSGMQNRMMTRSRSRNADNQNNIIVSQNGNSNPHQDNRQTNDSDVSEDPDQQSLANQMRAFQKSMLDNQKTFQVTTTDTITEKMTQMFSQLNRSTFVDNNTQHEFRNNSGQVGFQNNQGQNSQRVGNSPDVRSNRSDLSLDRPDRISNVISNWRIKFSGSADDIAVEDFIYRVNCLTTQSLNGNFDLLSQFANLLFAGPALSFYWHVHRSVDDMNWLVLCRRLKERYSDQRSDREIKSATRRRKQGSNESFDDFLDAMLIIANSLREPMHDRELASEVRHNLKPDLKLELLHVDTPSLEALRKACHRHEEFYRGTKF